A genomic segment from Rhodospirillum centenum SW encodes:
- a CDS encoding Fur family transcriptional regulator, whose product MPSRLEQLCIQKGLKMTEQRRVISRVLSDSTDHPDVEQVYRRAIEIDPHISIATVYRTMRLFEEANVIERLDFGDGRARYEENRDEHHHHLIDVQSGEVVEFTNEEMERLKERIADELGYELIGHRLELYGVRKDRAKSMKTSFKPQLPRTE is encoded by the coding sequence ATCCAGAAGGGCCTGAAGATGACGGAGCAGCGCCGTGTCATCAGCCGGGTCCTCTCCGATTCGACCGACCATCCCGACGTGGAGCAGGTCTACCGCCGCGCCATCGAGATCGATCCGCACATCTCGATCGCCACCGTCTACCGCACGATGCGCCTGTTCGAAGAGGCGAACGTGATCGAGCGGCTGGATTTCGGCGACGGCCGCGCCCGCTACGAGGAGAACCGGGACGAGCACCACCACCACCTGATCGACGTGCAGTCGGGGGAGGTGGTGGAGTTCACGAACGAGGAGATGGAGCGGCTGAAGGAACGCATCGCCGATGAGCTGGGTTATGAGCTGATCGGCCATCGGCTGGAGCTGTACGGCGTCCGCAAGGACCGGGCGAAGTCGATGAAGACCTCCTTCAAGCCGCAGCTCCCCCGGACCGAGTGA
- a CDS encoding diguanylate cyclase: MPTAIAPSAIPPPPHAPSATVAERQLSAPTLGTVVDEHLRWIGRWHRAAFFWREARLPAEALAMPTAFVQWVREAKDAELSHQPAIDRLVGLHEQLHRLARLVLMRAAEGDPPTLDSYAAVAERFEEFMAQCRRIERAFGAAGSSIDPLTGLRNRTGLYEELEREMNRFRRTGRPFCIALCDLDRFKSVNDTYGHDAGDRVLVATAGAVNRGIRNFDEAFRLGGEEILILLKDASLTEGAGVLERLRADIAAQQVLIADGRSISVTASFGVAEADLTVHPEDLPSIADRALYEAKRAGRNRVVLAGPETGSPDRP; this comes from the coding sequence ATGCCCACCGCCATCGCCCCGTCTGCCATCCCCCCGCCCCCCCACGCTCCGTCCGCGACGGTGGCGGAGCGTCAGCTTTCCGCCCCCACCCTGGGAACGGTGGTGGACGAGCATCTGCGCTGGATCGGGCGCTGGCACCGGGCCGCCTTCTTCTGGCGCGAGGCGCGGCTGCCGGCCGAGGCGCTGGCGATGCCGACCGCCTTCGTGCAGTGGGTGCGCGAGGCCAAGGATGCCGAGCTGAGCCACCAGCCCGCCATCGACCGGCTGGTCGGGCTGCACGAGCAACTCCACCGGCTGGCCCGGCTGGTGCTGATGCGCGCGGCCGAGGGCGACCCGCCGACGCTGGACTCCTATGCCGCCGTGGCCGAGAGATTCGAGGAGTTCATGGCGCAGTGCCGCCGGATCGAGCGCGCCTTCGGCGCCGCCGGCAGCAGCATCGACCCGCTGACCGGCCTGCGCAACCGCACCGGCCTCTATGAGGAACTGGAGCGGGAGATGAACCGCTTCCGCCGCACCGGCCGGCCCTTCTGCATCGCGCTGTGCGACCTGGACCGCTTCAAGTCGGTGAACGACACCTACGGCCACGATGCCGGCGACCGCGTGCTGGTCGCCACGGCGGGCGCCGTGAACCGCGGCATCCGCAACTTCGACGAGGCCTTCCGCCTGGGCGGAGAAGAGATCCTGATCCTGCTGAAGGACGCCAGCCTGACCGAAGGGGCGGGGGTGCTGGAGCGGCTGCGCGCCGACATCGCGGCGCAGCAGGTGCTGATCGCGGACGGCCGCAGCATCTCCGTCACCGCCAGCTTCGGCGTGGCCGAGGCGGACCTGACGGTGCATCCGGAGGACCTGCCCTCCATCGCGGACCGCGCGCTCTACGAGGCGAAGCGGGCCGGGCGCAACCGGGTGGTGCTGGCCGGTCCGGAGACAGGGTCCCCCGACCGCCCCTGA
- the tgt gene encoding tRNA guanosine(34) transglycosylase Tgt — protein sequence MPQTIPYPGFGFDILHRDPASRARVGRLTTPHGTIETPNFIFCGTKASVKGVTPAQLREERTDIILSNTYHLMIQPGAETVARLGGLHRFMGWDGPMLTDSGGYQIFAMGHGSVADEIKGRRSQVREKTLLRISEEGAEFRSYTNGEKLFLTPERSVDIQRKLGADLVVQLDECTPYHVDRDYTARSMRMSHRWGDRSLAEFVRGGGLSANGLPQAMYGIVQGGVYPDLRRESAEYTADRPFFATAVGGSLGAHKDQMVEVVAMAMPHVHPDRPVHLLGIGGIVDIFAGVALGIDTFDCVSPTRIARHGWALMPGVPGERLNLRNARFREDADPIDPACDCHACRRFSRGYIHHLLKAGEMLALQLVSLHNIAVMNRLMREVREAIRTGTLDAARRRWVAPAATVKA from the coding sequence ATGCCCCAGACGATCCCCTATCCCGGCTTCGGCTTCGACATCCTGCACCGCGATCCCGCCAGCCGCGCCCGGGTCGGGCGGCTGACCACCCCGCACGGCACGATCGAGACGCCCAACTTCATCTTCTGCGGCACCAAGGCCAGCGTGAAGGGCGTCACCCCGGCCCAGCTCCGCGAGGAGCGGACGGACATCATCCTGTCCAACACCTACCATCTGATGATCCAGCCGGGGGCGGAGACGGTGGCCCGGCTGGGCGGTCTGCACCGCTTCATGGGCTGGGACGGGCCGATGCTGACCGACAGCGGCGGCTATCAGATCTTCGCCATGGGCCACGGCAGCGTGGCCGACGAGATCAAGGGCCGCCGCAGCCAGGTGCGCGAGAAGACCCTGCTGCGCATCAGCGAGGAGGGGGCGGAGTTCCGCAGCTACACGAACGGGGAGAAGCTGTTCCTGACGCCCGAGCGGTCGGTGGACATCCAGCGCAAGCTGGGCGCCGACCTCGTGGTGCAGCTCGACGAATGCACCCCCTACCATGTGGACCGGGACTATACCGCCCGCTCCATGCGCATGTCGCACCGCTGGGGCGACCGCAGCCTGGCCGAGTTCGTCCGCGGCGGCGGGCTGTCCGCCAACGGGCTGCCGCAGGCCATGTACGGCATCGTGCAGGGCGGGGTGTATCCCGACCTGCGCCGGGAGAGCGCGGAATACACGGCCGACCGGCCCTTCTTCGCCACCGCCGTCGGCGGTTCGCTGGGCGCCCACAAGGACCAGATGGTGGAGGTGGTGGCCATGGCGATGCCCCATGTCCATCCCGACCGGCCGGTGCATCTGCTGGGCATCGGCGGCATCGTGGACATCTTCGCCGGGGTGGCCCTGGGCATCGACACCTTCGACTGCGTGAGCCCCACCCGCATCGCCCGGCACGGCTGGGCCCTGATGCCGGGGGTGCCGGGCGAGCGGCTGAACCTGCGCAACGCCCGCTTCCGCGAGGATGCCGACCCCATCGACCCGGCCTGCGACTGCCATGCCTGCCGCCGCTTCAGCCGCGGCTACATCCACCACCTGCTGAAGGCGGGGGAGATGCTGGCGCTGCAACTGGTCAGCCTGCACAACATCGCCGTGATGAACCGGCTGATGCGGGAGGTGCGGGAGGCGATCCGCACCGGCACGCTGGACGCGGCGCGGCGACGCTGGGTTGCGCCGGCCGCGACGGTGAAAGCCTGA
- the rlmN gene encoding 23S rRNA (adenine(2503)-C(2))-methyltransferase RlmN → MSVDSHSSYFEPPRSDGRVNLVGLSREDLEAEFARAGFEKFRARQVWQWIYNRGVTDFAAMTNLAKPARERLAEHYVIERPLAVKDLQSDDGTRKWLCRMPADGQEIETVHIPEEDRGTLCVSSQVGCTMTCRFCHTGTQRLVRNLTSAEIVGQVMLARDHLGEWPSPAEGRMLSNIVMMGMGEPLFNYENVARALKIVMDGEGIAISKRRITLSTSGVVPMMRRCGAELGVNLAVSLHAVTDELRNRIVPINKKYPIAELMDAVRTYPGLNNARRVTWEYVMLKGVNDSLADARALVRLIRGIPSKINLIPFNPWPGAPFECSDWDQIVRFSDFVNDAGYASPIRAPRGKDIMAACGQLKSESQRGISARRAAHMEEHRALMAEYAARVAEKETALGL, encoded by the coding sequence ATGAGCGTCGATTCACACAGCAGCTATTTCGAGCCGCCGCGCAGCGACGGCCGGGTCAATCTGGTCGGGCTGTCCCGCGAGGATCTCGAGGCGGAGTTCGCGCGCGCGGGCTTCGAGAAATTCCGCGCGCGCCAGGTCTGGCAGTGGATCTACAACCGCGGCGTCACCGACTTCGCGGCCATGACCAATCTGGCCAAGCCGGCGCGCGAGCGGCTGGCCGAGCATTACGTGATCGAGCGGCCGCTGGCCGTGAAGGACCTCCAGTCCGACGACGGCACCCGCAAATGGCTGTGCCGCATGCCCGCCGACGGGCAGGAGATCGAGACCGTCCACATCCCGGAGGAGGACCGCGGCACGCTCTGCGTCTCCTCCCAGGTCGGCTGCACCATGACCTGCCGCTTCTGCCACACCGGCACGCAGCGGCTGGTGCGCAACCTGACCTCGGCGGAGATCGTCGGGCAGGTGATGCTGGCGCGCGACCATCTGGGCGAGTGGCCGAGCCCGGCCGAGGGCCGCATGCTGTCCAACATCGTGATGATGGGCATGGGCGAGCCGCTGTTCAATTACGAGAACGTGGCCCGCGCCCTGAAGATCGTCATGGACGGCGAGGGCATCGCCATCTCCAAGCGGCGCATCACGCTGTCCACCTCCGGTGTGGTGCCGATGATGCGACGCTGCGGGGCGGAGCTGGGCGTCAATCTTGCCGTCAGCCTGCACGCCGTCACGGACGAGCTGCGCAACCGCATCGTGCCGATCAACAAGAAGTACCCGATCGCCGAGCTGATGGATGCGGTGCGCACCTATCCCGGCCTGAACAACGCCCGCCGCGTGACCTGGGAATACGTCATGCTGAAGGGCGTCAACGACAGTCTGGCCGATGCCCGCGCCCTGGTCCGGCTGATCCGCGGCATCCCCAGCAAGATCAACCTGATCCCGTTCAATCCCTGGCCCGGCGCGCCGTTCGAGTGCAGCGACTGGGACCAGATCGTGCGCTTCTCCGACTTCGTGAACGACGCCGGCTACGCCAGCCCGATCCGCGCCCCGCGCGGCAAGGACATCATGGCGGCCTGCGGCCAGCTCAAGAGCGAGAGCCAGCGCGGCATCTCCGCCCGGCGCGCGGCGCACATGGAGGAGCACCGCGCCCTGATGGCCGAGTACGCCGCCCGCGTGGCCGAGAAGGAGACCGCGCTGGGCCTGTAG
- a CDS encoding YgaP family membrane protein, with product MTVDRAVLALAGTMVLISLALSVLVAPAWLYLTAFVGANMLQAAFTGFCPAAIIFRKLGVPPGVAFR from the coding sequence ATGACCGTCGATCGTGCCGTGCTGGCCCTTGCCGGGACCATGGTCCTGATCAGTCTGGCCCTGTCGGTGCTGGTGGCGCCGGCCTGGCTCTACCTGACCGCCTTCGTGGGCGCCAACATGCTCCAGGCCGCCTTCACCGGCTTCTGCCCGGCGGCCATCATCTTCCGCAAGCTCGGCGTGCCCCCCGGCGTCGCCTTCCGCTGA
- a CDS encoding efflux RND transporter periplasmic adaptor subunit: MAVRVRTLLTAAPVLALILAVGATAALSGCSDPAADSAPGPASPAGATPGTAPAAAGRTHEVTLRPLPDRKAVFATVESANVVPARVRIGGTLADLRVAYGDKVDLGQPVATVGDDKLVLQIKALDAQIAALQAQRDQARTDFDRAEDLFRRGTVPKARLDDARTAVSVAENGLKARTAERAVVERQLAEGVVLAPVAGRVLQVPVTVGTVMQPGETVAQIAEGGFKLRLRVPERHASSIRAGDPVTLEAPDGAGREDGRVVLVYPQIEDGRVVADAEVADLGDYFVGQRVRVWVSAGDRPAIVVPGAFVTTRNGIDRVRLRRPDGGTAEVPVQRGVARPLPGMPDGLEILSGLAAGDVLVQP, encoded by the coding sequence ATGGCTGTACGAGTCCGGACCCTTCTGACTGCCGCGCCCGTCCTGGCGCTGATCCTGGCCGTGGGGGCGACCGCCGCCCTTTCCGGCTGTTCCGATCCCGCCGCCGATTCCGCGCCCGGCCCCGCCTCCCCTGCCGGCGCCACCCCGGGGACGGCGCCGGCCGCCGCCGGGCGGACGCATGAGGTGACCCTGCGCCCCCTGCCCGACCGCAAGGCCGTCTTCGCCACGGTGGAGAGCGCCAACGTGGTGCCCGCCCGCGTCCGGATCGGCGGCACGCTGGCCGACCTGCGCGTCGCCTACGGCGACAAGGTGGATCTCGGCCAGCCCGTCGCCACCGTCGGCGACGACAAGCTGGTGCTCCAGATCAAGGCGCTGGATGCGCAGATCGCGGCGCTTCAGGCGCAGCGCGACCAGGCCCGCACGGATTTTGACCGTGCCGAGGACCTGTTCCGCCGCGGCACCGTCCCGAAGGCGCGGCTGGACGATGCCCGCACCGCCGTCTCCGTCGCGGAGAACGGGCTGAAGGCCCGCACGGCCGAGCGCGCCGTCGTCGAGCGCCAGCTTGCCGAGGGCGTCGTCCTGGCGCCGGTGGCCGGCCGCGTGCTCCAGGTGCCGGTCACCGTCGGCACCGTCATGCAGCCCGGCGAGACGGTGGCGCAGATCGCTGAGGGCGGCTTCAAGCTCCGCCTGCGTGTGCCCGAGCGCCATGCCTCCAGCATCCGCGCCGGCGACCCGGTGACGCTGGAGGCGCCGGACGGCGCCGGCCGGGAGGACGGCCGGGTCGTCCTGGTCTATCCGCAGATCGAGGACGGCCGTGTCGTGGCCGATGCCGAGGTGGCGGACCTGGGCGACTATTTCGTGGGCCAGCGCGTGCGCGTCTGGGTCTCGGCGGGCGACCGCCCGGCCATCGTCGTGCCGGGGGCCTTCGTCACCACCCGCAACGGCATCGACAGGGTGCGGCTGCGCCGGCCCGACGGCGGCACGGCCGAGGTGCCGGTGCAGCGCGGCGTGGCCCGGCCGCTGCCCGGCATGCCCGACGGCCTTGAGATCCTCTCCGGCCTCGCCGCCGGCGACGTGCTGGTGCAGCCATGA